AACCGTAGCTTTTCTTAGATACTTCCTAATCCTCATTCAATCATTacgacacacaaaaaaaggaactATAATCGTTCAGGACTCTGTAGCTGCTCGGAGTGGTAGTAGATCTAGAACATCTTACaaattcagaaaattgtatCCCTTCTCTGTAAagtagcctttaaaaccacaTCATATCATATTATGATGTCCCAAATCCAAGAACACACCgagtctcatatcatgatatcaattTCACATCACCCAGTCCTTTTGCCACATTGTCCTGGACTCCTCTATGGCACCATAATGCCAATAACGGTTTGTTGTCGTCAATAGACCATTGACTTATGTTGGAAGTTAGctcaattattttttcttgtgatgAGATATTTTTGTTGTCACTGTTGCTGGGTATCTTTTAAAAACAGTTCCTTGGTTCCAGACCCTCAAGATATTGGGGTTGGCAAAATTGGCACCGGTCCTGGTGGGTGAAACAGCATCTAGAAATGTTTCGGCATTATAACTCGCGCTTGAACCAAAAGTGGGACAGTCACTAAAaccggaaaaaaaaatgatgcacgTTGAAGAAAAAATTCCACATGCCTGTCGCTGCTTTGGAAAATTGTATTGAAATCAGTTGAAAGGGAGGGCTGGTGAGTGGATAAGGGAGGGGGCGGTGGGTTGGAAGGGAAGGGGAATACACAAAGTGGCATTATCAGCAGGCTTTACTGTGAATGACAGTGTGAAGAGGACACTGTGAAATGACTTGTACATATATTCCTTGTGGCTTAGGTGAGCTGTATGTGACAGATGGTGAAATGGATTGGCTCCTCCGAGACATTTTCGTCGGGACAGATCCGGGTTATTGGGCCTTCTCCTCTGAACAGCGATGTGTAATGACAGCAACCACGGCGGCAGAGCAGGAGGCCACTCAGTGAGACACAAGATACTCGGGATTACCAATCCACCGCCACAACATCACCTCCCTAACAGGATAACACAGCATAATAAACTccataaaataatcaaacttATTAAAACTCTTAACCCCTATTTAATACATTCTTTTCGGCTTACATACACTGGCATTCACCGTTCGTCTAGCCACAAAAGAGGATAGTCTTATAAGACTAGAACACAGGACAGCAGCTTGTGATGCTTTAATATTGGCTTTAATTGGATTTGTAAATTGTGTGGCTAAATTAACACtttctgtggctctgtgacttATAGTGAAATGTGTacgggggagaaaaaaagaagcaaagtcTTAAAGTTAATTAATCGTCTCTGGTCCCAGCTTAATTAAAGTTGCCCAGTGTTTGTAGTTAACTGGTGGATTGATGGAACAATGGTATGAATGGCCGCCGCTGCCGTGAGAGAGAGCCCGCAGAGAGTTATGGAGACAAGAGGATGGTTTCAAAGCCGCTGAttgccactgacacacacacacacacacacacacacatgcacacacacacacaaatggatgcacaagcacacatgcatggatGTACACAGTGAAACggatgtttgtgtgcatgcatgggaacgcacagacacaaacatcaatgcaaacgcacacaaacacacacacacacacacacacacacacgctcacacacacacatgcacacaggggCAGGAGAGTCCCCTTCAAACTTCCCAGTCACAGATACCCATTACTCCCATTGAGGGTTTCACATTAATTAGCTGGGATCAAAACCTACAAATCCCTCCGCTGAGAGTTCAGCTGTATTACTGAGCCCTGCCTCCATCATCTATCCTAGgtcccctgacacacacacacacacacacacattaagaatgaatgaaataatacaAACCAGACAGTTCCTCGAGATTATGTATATCTACTTTTGGTCGTCAACTCTCCACTTGCATTCTGCTGTCATGTTTCCTGTGATGAGaattttaacaaaacaatattATCTGTTTCATGAATTCGTGGGAAATTTCTAACAACCATTAGCGACACTTAGTTATATCAGTGTAAATAGCCATTTCCCATGAAAACATCGCAGCCATTGTGATCTCTCCAGTGGCAGAAAATCAGGCGCAAGTGATGCAGGAATATTGCCCTCCTCTGGAGTGTCAGGATCATGCCGGAAAATAAGTTGAACTGCAGATAAATGAGGGCGGCAATTTATTCTGGGGTGTTAGCTGGGGCTTCATATACTGCACACCGCATTTCAGATGCAATGTCCAAAATCCAGGATGTGCATTCCCACTGCTTTTGTAGGAGTCTGTGCTTCGAATATGATTGTCTCCCAAATGCCAGATgagacaacaaaaaataaaaataaaaaaagagagagagagatgctacCCTTTAACCTGTTCATCAGCACCATGCAAAAACAATCCGTTTCTGGTTTAACCTTTAACAAAGTGTCCATTTCTGTGAAAAATGCAGGTTGACAAATAATAATGTAAGCATTTTAATGTGACACACATAGATCACAAATATAGATAGGTACAATCTGTTAAAATGTATAAGGTGTATCATACAGTAGGCTATAAGGTTAACATATACCACAATGTAacttatttcatatatttttgcaGTCTCTCCTGTAGACTCTCAACAGCTTTTTGGAtttctgctcccctccctccctccctccctccctcactgtgGAGGAGATTAAATGCTGTGTGTCAGCGAGATACCCATGAAATAGGCTTCATAatctttgaaagaaaaaaaagtgcctcTTCCCCATGGTTCAAGAGTGAAATAATTTCTGAACAAACTTTTTGAATAACACCACTCGCAGCAGGTCTCCAAGAGTCTTTCAAGAGGCATCTCCTACTTTGCACAGACACTAACTTGATTCTTTTCAGCTATTATTTCAAATCATATGTTCCgtaattttgaaaacatttgcagCTTCTCATCGCATTTGCGTGGTGATGTACATGACTGCCAAAAGTGCTTATTATAATGGTAGATTATTTAAAGAGGTGATGCAACTCAAAGCAACCTGATCATAAGAGCATGCCCTGCTCTCAGACCTGGTAGAGGACGCCCTCTGCTGGCCAGAGACTACATGTACAGTGTATGAAGTAGACATTTGTTCAAATAGATCTATCTCTTTCAGCTTCACTGTGTCATAGCTTTTGATTCAAACATACCTCGTCTCTTCCTTACACAAATCCACCTCAGATCACAACCAGGAAGAACACAGCAGACTCAATATTTCACTGGTTTATTGACATGTGTATAGCGATTGTCTGTGCACCGGAGGATTACAGAAAGGTAtgatataaaataatacaaaacagctgtacatacagtatactgAAGTGTTTAAAGGAATGCATTATTAACTGTGAGGTCTGAAGCTGTGTAACAGGGTCAGCTACTTATCTAATAATGTGAGTTCACAGGAAACAGTTAAAGGTTTTCCATCAAGGATGAGAGGAAGTTAGTACATgcaaaaatatgagaaaataaaaaaaacaaacaaacaaacaaaaaaaaagagcaggaatTACAGATGAACTGAGATTAATAGTGGTATCCAACTTTAGGATGATGCCTGGCTAAATTTCAGGGAATTTCATCGGTACTACAatccaaaaaacaacagcaaaagtatATTGCATAAGGACAACTTCAACCCAAGGTGGGGTCAAACTGAATGCAAAAGGAtagttaggaaaaaataaaccgtgagaaaaataaacaagttatttcatGTCCAAAATTAGAGAAGCCAAAAGGGTGCTGCAACGATTCCTCCATCCACATGCCAATGTTAACACATGAACTGTCATAGATATTATCTTCAGAAGCAGGATTCACTGGTGCGGCTCCAGTGGTTTTGGCGTGCTTAGTAAGGGGCAGTCGACTGAGATGTTTTCATAACCGTTTGTGAACCTGTCTGGTTTCACTACACCCCTTGGAAATGGCAACCCTTTTATAACTACCCGTATGTGCAGAATAGGACTAGTCCTGGACCTGTGGAAAGCTACTGTGTGTTCCCTGGGTTTGGGTCATTCAACAGGGAGTTGTTGTTTTCACATCTGATGCCCCACTGAAGGGCTTTCAGTCGTGACGCTTTGTAAATACACAACAGAAATGTCTTGTAACAGCCTGCCTGTAGGCACGGCCAGATGTGTAACACACTAATCCTGAGCTACAGTAATTAGCAACACTGTCAATTATCCATCACACCATGTGTTTAAATCTTGTATTTAGacttcaagtgcaattttttttttaaagtaaatgaaaatattcaacAAATATAGTGAGTTAACAAACCGGAATTATCTTGAAACTAGCAGAAGAGCATTCTTTGATTCAAGACGTCCCGTTTCCAAGTCTAAATACAGAATGAAAACAACTGATGAGGACAATTATCTGTAGTGAATTATTGGTTTAGTGGAAAATCTTAGCATAGTAGTACAAAGTGGGATTTTATGAGTCTCATTCATAAACATCACACATCTATCAAGAATCAGGAGTggggctttttttgttttgttttgttttttggaaaggtCTCCCAAAAACAGAAGCTGTAGTTGGAACAGCCGAGGACTTGGAAGACATCTTGATCTATCTCTTCTCACAGGCAAAAACACTCAGCATGAATACGTTTTGGCAATCCACCGTGCAAAGTTGTGAGTGAGAGAGTTTGTATGTGTATCGAGTATGTGTAGTGTACATAATGTGTATGTTCAGCACATGCAAGCTAGACACAGTTTCATGTGGGTGTGTACTGTCAATTTTACATCTTCCATACTTGAGGCTATAATTGACACAATCTGACTTTTCAAGCTAGACCATATTCAAGCTACACCATAATATTCAATTACAAAAATAGTATCACAATATAGACAATTCAATATGAGCACCTGGGAAGGCTAAATATAGCCTGAGTATTTGGCTACATTCATTGTCTGGGCAATGTTTATGGTAgcgttgtgtgtgtttgacacagTGTTGGCAATATTTTCTCACTCACAAGCTCTCCTAGATCTACCACACGATAATATTCTGAAACATACAGAACTTGCTTACACTGAGAAACAACAGTTAACTAAAATCAATTATCAGTTAGAAAaatagctgtatttttttttttaaacactgaacaTCTAAAAGaaccccctcccccttcccgaAATAAATCCCTCCCCATTTCCTAACaaaatagttttctttgaaacaaaacaaagttatCTTTTGAGGTTATATAAGGTCACACCTTTCCGCATTACACACTCTTAACACCCTGTTTAGCATAATTCACTAACCAGAAGTGtgttcaaatacacacaccaatAACAGTCCACATTTTGACAACACCAGATACTGTGCTGTGAGCTGGGATCCATCCACATGTTACTTGTCTTGAAAATATTTAGTTATTGACCCAGTAGCTCATCTTCATGCTTTACAGTCGTTATCTCAACATACTCCAATTaattttcatttgcaaaaaagaaaaaaaaatcacagttgaaCACACCTCTGGTTAAGCCCTTGACCTGGAAACCATTTTCAGCCATGCTTGAACTGATCCATGACCCTGCTAAATATAGCACAACAACTAGCTTATCTAGGAGGGTATTGCATGGGAGTGCTATTATTGCTTTAGAGAGTTATGAAGTGGATTTTGCCCAAATTTAAAACCAAGCCCATGTCTACACCCTCATCTGCTTGGAAATCAGAATAAGATCTGGTCGGAACAGGCATGGTGTGTCCTATCCTCATGCAGCGCCCCCTCTGAACCACTGATGTTCAGTCCTGTGCCGGGGAAGAGCCTCGAGGTTTTCcttccaacaaaaaaaactgcaccagctgatttcactaatTCACTCCTCCCGTGTTGGTTGAGGCTCTGCTTATTAGTAAAACCAGCTGGTGTTGTGTTTGGCTgagatgaaaacctgcagattcTTCCATGGCACAAGGCAACACACCTCTGGCTAAGAAGAAAAAATTATCCACATGACAAGACCGATACCTCTTCTTCTATGTTTAATTCACCTATCCTGATCTCATAAGGACTAACAAACATCGAGGAGAAACAGGGGGAAGGAATCCTCAGCCCAGAGCTGCATTCAGCAGCACAACGTTAGTCAATGTTCAGACTGAGTGTAGCACACGTTTTCTTAACATGAAACTTTAAGATAAACCAGCAATGGGCAGCCATGTGCCACGGAGGGATGGTACTATGCAGGTTTGCGTTCCTTCCAGTGACTACACCAGCtcattcattgtgtttgtggCCTTTTGGTTAATCTGTCAGACATCCATGGCAAATGGTTGCCCATCCCTGTGTTACATCCTCTCCATCAGTATCTTTTCggtgtttggcatttttcaacGTTTGCAAGATGAATGAAGCTCGGGCGTCATTCTGTTAATGTGCTAGTGGTTGCTGCGCTGCAGTGGCTAATCAATGGGGCCCTGGAAGATGAGCCGCGTCCAGCCGGGGGAGCTGAGGGCAGTCGAGCAGAAGGGGCAGACGGGTCTGAAGGCGTGGGTCCCATGAGGCAGCGGGGTCTCGGCCCAGTACTTGGCTGTCCTCTCCGAGCAGACGTGGCCGCACGGCACAAAAGCGTGTGTAGGGGCTCCGGCGTCTACATACACTGCTGGCTCACACCCAAGCCACAGGGGCACGTAGGGACCCAGGCTCCTGCACAGTGGGCATTCTCGGCGGGCTGCAGGGCCCTCACTGTCTCCTTGTTCCTCATCCCCCTCAGATCTCTGTCCCCAGTCGTGGCGTCCATGAACATGGCCACAGGTGAGGTAGACCCAGGGCTGGCGCTCTTCAAGGCTGACAACACATCGACAGAATGTCaacattttcaattttgcaTAAATTAGAGCCTGATCGATATTATCTGTCGATACTGGCTCATCACAgctatatgtacatatatgtgcAAAAAGCACTAAAACATGGCATTAAAGGCACGAGACAGTTCAAACGGTGTTATTAAACAGCTTGTTCTGCAGActtcactgtttacagtgaTTTGTACAGCAGTGAGTTGGCAGAGCAGAATCACAGATGGTGGTGCTGATTGTGTTAAGAAGTCAGGAACTTTACTATTCAACTGTGAAGTATCATGCCTCCAGTGCATATCTTTACTACAACTATATGATTACCATGAGAGTTCCTTcctacaaatgtgttttttatgtattaaaaaaagTCTACCTGCCAATATATCAGTTTTTGCCAAAAATTGATACTGCTTATCGATTCAGTATCAGTCAGTATCCTGAGTGAATTACTACTAGCACTATTCTCTAAATAGTAACATATTAACATTGCTTTTGTAGATGTAATTAGTATCAAATTGTAAACAGAATCACTGAACTGAAACACCAAGTGACCAAGCAAGCGTGACCAAGTGACCAAGCACCCGCGTGACCCACATGGTCACGCGGGTGTTACTATGGATCCCACAAGAGTTCTGGGCAATATATGCCCACAAGCTATGTAATTAGTTACAAATTTTATTGGCCTGTTGCCCGTTTGCTCAAACAGAAGTCTTACCTCACCCAACcatgaccctaaccttaactaactGGGCATATCTTGGGCACAACTCAGGTGGGATTCATGATCATGCATCACGCAGAATATGTGGCTCCCACCTGTGACTCCGAGGCAGACTTGGGAAGGCCAGTGTGCTGAGACCCACAGGACACTGGGGCCGGGCAGCATTCAGCTCCTGACGTAGTGCTTCCAGGTGACGCAGGGTAGGAGCGCGGAGCAGCCCCTCACCGGTGCGCCACAGCAGAGTGGCTCCGCACAGATCCACCAGGGAGCCGTCCCGCAGAGCGCTGCTCTCCCCCTCAGCCTGCAGgggtgacacacacagagacacaagctTATGATAACAATCCCATCATCAGCGGTACTGATGTACAATACATGCTGCTAAAAGCCAGTTGTTGAGGCTAAGTACGACTGACAGTACTGGCACAGTAGCAAAGAAAGGGGGGTGCAAGTATAATGGAGCTACTGGACCAACAGAAAAAATGTAATCTGGCCGTGCTAGTCTATAGCTATCTATGTAAGCTACATAGCTAAGCTGCTGACCTTCCAAAATCAtgaatgttattattatgaatgaatggaaaattaAGTCATTGAgtcacatatatatttatttatattttgaccagaGATTCTTCTTGTCATTCAAGCGTGCCAGTTAGTAGGACTATTTCTgtctccagagcagctctgtgttAAAGAAACGCTTGACTACAACATACATTTTGGTCCAAACACAAGAAAAGCTcaagcacatttttcacacacacacacacacacacacacacacacacacacacacacacacacacacacacagttgtcacTCAATGTAGCATGTGACTGACCAGTTTGCCCCTGCTGGGCCCGGAGCGTGTCTCCCGCAGGGCATACACGTCTCCACAGACAGAGATCTCCCTCCACAGGCCCTGTTTGGAGTCCTCTGGGAACCCCTCTGGGTGCATCACTAGCACCCCGTTGGTGGTGAGGCCATCCATGTGCCCATCAGGGTTTTTCCATTTGGTAGCTTTTTCCTGTGGAAGCAAAGACACGTATGATTATTGGAGCTAATTAGCTGAGGTTCAGGAGTAGGGCTACACCTCAACTCCGCCTCCTCCTTAACCTGTATGCATGTAATGGAGTTGAAATtatactttttgtattttgtgaattttgccataaCTGAGCTGCCCAGTCAGTGTTTGGTGTTTCTGGAGCCCCTTTCCACTATCCACTGCAAGTCTATCCACTGCATCTTTGTACTTTTATTTCTGAGAAGTAATGCTGTTTACCTCTGCTGGGGGTAAGTAACTTACTGAGCTATGTACCGCTTATTTTACTCTTTTCTGTGAAAAATGTAGTTGTTGAGTGGTTGCGGAAAATTTGTATTATTCATTTTGTTGcactgtttttgcagtggttTGACCACTAGAAACACTGACATTGAGAGGCTTTGCATGTGTATTAGAGGTGcagcaaaaaagaaacacagagctGTCTTTGAAAATCAGATGGGAGAACAGGCACAAGGCAAATTTTTCTATTGTGCTCATGGAGGTTTATTCTGAAAGCAGCAGGAAGACTGGAGGTGTGTGATATGTTATGTCTTCCAGGTGGATGGCTTTGCCAAACTGTAAATAAGCTAATTGTCATTTTGGTTGATTTCGCAGTTATTGCCACTAcatttcagcagtatccaccaggtgttttttttttttttttctgttgttctgtcaAGGTTTTGTAATAATAACCTTTATATTGCTTATAATTTTATATATTAACTCTCTTTCCATTTTAAGATATTTAAAAGCTCTCAGTTATACAGaggtaccgtatttcaccaattaatcgcccggccgcaaatagccgcctggttcttataaacacCTGGgttctgcacccattttgcatatcaaatgcccacccgaataacagccggggcgattatttgcattatattgaggtatcccaaaataaggctattcaccttatttttgcagaagtaaacagttagccgcacaataactgtgcagcacttccgttttctgttaAAATAAGAGAGCCAccaacgttagaaaaaagggtgtacagtaatcttaaatcgactgactgtaaatatgttggacggtaactgtcatcacgataatggcctggtgcaggtgtgtgcaaaaataaataaagccctgcagcgaatagccgcctggttcttttaaacgcctggggtccaagttgattttgcgtattaaacgcccgggcgatgaATTGGGGAAAGACGGTATTTATAAAGACGATGCTATGATGAAAAATCAACATGATCACAGGCTCACTTGTTGTTTGTGtatatcaaaatatatttttgcatatgtTTAATGAGACATAACAAGAGACTCTGATGGAAAGACTGAAGACATGTCTATGATTCCATGTCTTCCAGAGAGTAAATGAATGATTAAAGGAGGTTCCTTGCTCAAAAAGTCTACTGTCCTTTATAATGAACATCAGTTTCACTAAACTGGTAGCAGCTGCTACATATACACACCTGCCCTGCACCCAcgtttgttttcattcttttgtgcccctcccaccctcgctttcttctctccccctctctctctctgctttttcaaAGCCCCCGAGGTCCTCAGGAGCTACAGAGGATTCTTCACCAAAGACTTCCCCACACATCTGACCCAAATCTGAGAAAAAGCATTCATCCATGGCCAAATGTTACAAATGTGCAAACTGCCAACCTTGCATAATTATTTATGCTCATAAACTGGAAGATATAACCATTCACACCATTctgaattaaaaatataatggCCAATGTTTTAACTCCTGGCTGTGTCTTCCTTTAAGAGGATGAGAAATAAAGTTGAGTATTTCTGTAAACTTCTCAATGCCAACACCAGCTCTGACACTCAAAATTCAGTAGTTCTAAAAGTATACTTTTTCCATGCTTTGTGAAATTAATGTGCATTTCAAGATGCAATATATTAGGTTATTCAATATTTAACTGTTCAATCTTGCCATCTGCCTTTCCAAACAGAATCAGACCACATTCAGTCAGTTCCCTCAGAATAAATACCCCTGCAAGAGGAAAACCTGAGCTCTCAAGAATCCAATGTTTTGAAGTTTTCAGTGCCTTTCAATGCATTCTGATGACTTTAAATTGGTACAAACACCAAAAATTgctaaaaaactgaaatacttttTAATGCTTTTAGATACCTAGTACTAATGAGAACTGATCATTACATTTTATCTTAGTAAATTGACCTCTCCAGTCTGCTCATTTTGCTGCATGCCTTGCATCCCTTGCAAGTTAGACCTGTTCTTACTCCAGTTCATGAACTGACATTATCCCTTTGATAAATCTGTTTTCTCACCCCTAGGAAGATGTTTTTGGAGGAGTCAAAGCCAGCGGCGTAGATCCGTGCAGTGTAAGGTGGGTTGCGTTCACACACCACTCTGCAGGCAAAACGTGAGATGGTGCTGGGAGCGATGGAGGGGTCTTCACCTTCCTTCCCCCCTCCAGAGGTGTCTGTCACCACAAAGTCGATGGGACTTTCTGTGGAGCGCCCAATCTGCACGGGACAGCACAGAGACTGGTCAATTGCGATCAGCTGACAGAAAGGCTGGATATTACTCAGTTCAACATGCATTTAGCTTCGGCTGTTTGCTGTGATCCAATTTTTCCTGGCTTATATTTTCCAAAAGTAGACCTTTATCCACCACATAGTGGAGGCTTTCAATGTTGTGAGTGATTTTACCCAGAGCAATCAGTGGATCACATGACAAGGACAACATGTGGATTGGAATTTGTAAAAGTGATTTTACATTACTGATAAAGAAAGCTAGAAAGAGTCAGGATTATTAAGAACATACAATATACCATAACACACAATTTAAGGTCAGGGTAACATTGAAGGTTTAGTACCCATggattttatgaaaaaaaaaaaaaaaaagtgtaatatgCATTATTGTACAAAACAGAGGTAACTGTTAGTCAAAGCagtcagtttgtttttgcttgtttgactGTATCTGGGTCCCACTTCTGAGCTGGCACCCCTCCGACTTATTTTTGGGTTCAATGAATATTCATGTCTCCCTGCTGTGAGGGAGTCTGTGTCACACGGCTGCATGGTGAGccaccgtgtgtgtgcgtgctggaGGAGTCAAATTACCTAAACATGATTTCAGACACCTATTAGAAAATCACTCcacttttttggatttttgcCACAAATATTAGTTGTTGGTAAAAATTAATTCGAGTGAAAATTTTCAGATGaattttttagtcatttttgaAGCTGTAGAGATAATTAATCTGATGCATGTGCAATTAGCAAAAGCAAACGTCTCATTTTTCAGTTGAGCTCACTtacatatttttcaaataagcACAACAGTCTGTTGAGATCTCGAAAGTTAATCTCCCCGTTTCTCTACCTGTTTTCAACA
The genomic region above belongs to Myripristis murdjan chromosome 24, fMyrMur1.1, whole genome shotgun sequence and contains:
- the LOC115356331 gene encoding E3 ubiquitin-protein ligase pellino homolog 2, whose translation is MNSPKKDGDDVPVKDPVKYGELVILGYNGSLPNGDRGRRRSRFALYRRSKANGVKPSAVHILNTSQDSKAVHSRGQHSISFTLSRNQTVVVEYCHDNNTDMFQIGRSTESPIDFVVTDTSGGGKEGEDPSIAPSTISRFACRVVCERNPPYTARIYAAGFDSSKNIFLGEKATKWKNPDGHMDGLTTNGVLVMHPEGFPEDSKQGLWREISVCGDVYALRETRSGPSRGKLAEGESSALRDGSLVDLCGATLLWRTGEGLLRAPTLRHLEALRQELNAARPQCPVGLSTLAFPSLPRSHSLEERQPWVYLTCGHVHGRHDWGQRSEGDEEQGDSEGPAARRECPLCRSLGPYVPLWLGCEPAVYVDAGAPTHAFVPCGHVCSERTAKYWAETPLPHGTHAFRPVCPFCSTALSSPGWTRLIFQGPID